GGCGCGCACCGCTCTCGGCCACGCCCTGGGCAACGACCCGCGGCCGCACTACGCGCACCAGTCCAACCTGGCCGAGGACCGGATCCTGTACCCGGTCCTGGACAAGGTGCTCGCCGGCTACAAGGCGCTCTACGCCGACAACGCCCCGCTGGAGAACCCCCGGCAGAGCGCGATCGGCACCGAGCTGAAGCGCCGCGCCGCCTGGCAGACGGCCGTCTCGAACGGCAGCGTCACGGCGTACCGCATCGGCACGACCGTCACCGTCAAGGCGCCGTCCGGGACGCAGATCCCGGTGACCGCACCGGAGGGGACCAGGAAGCAACTCGTGCTCGGGACCGCCGTGTTCGGCACGCCGTACGCGGGGAGGCGCTCGGCGTGGACCACGCCCGAGGTGCTGCAGTCGGCGCTCACGCTGAAGCTGCCCGCCTGAGCGACTCCGCCCAGCGCGCGCACGCCGCACCACGCGCACCCCGGCCGGGACCGGCCGGGGTGCGCCACCGAGCCGTAAGAGTTCCGCAGGGGGGAACCCACATGATGCGCACAGGGCGTCATGTCACCATGCTCACCGAAGGCACATATCCGCACGTCCACGGCGGGGTCAGCACCTGGTGCGACCAGCTCGTGAAGGGCATGCCCGAGGTCGGCTTCCACATCGTCTCGCTCACCGGCAGCGGCCGCGAACCCGTGACCTGGGAGCTGCCGCCCAACATCCGCCGCCATGACTCCGTACCGACCTGGGGCCCGCGGCCGGGGCGCACGCGAGCGCCCGTCGGCCGGGCCCGCCGCCGGTTCACCGACACCTACGAGCGGTTCCTGCTCTCGTTCCTGGACCCCGAAGCGCACTGCGACTTCGGCCGGGCGCTCTACGAACTGGCCGAACTCGCCCGCGCCGGACGGCTGTCGGCGGCGCTGCGCACCGAGTCCGCGCTGCGGTCCCTGATGTGGATCTGGACGATGCCGCATCTGCCCACGGCCGCCGCCCGGCCCACCGTGCAGGACGCGCTGACCGCCACCGACCTCCTCGAACACGCGCTGCGACCGCTCGGCGTGCGCATCCCCGAGGACTCCGTGGCGCACGCGGTCAGCAGCGGCCTGGCCACGCTGCCCGCCCTCGCCGCCCATCACCTCGACGGCGTCCCGTTCCTCCTCACCGAGCACGGCATCTACCTGCGCGAGCGCTACCTCGGCTACCGCGCCGCCGAACAGCGCTGGCCCGTCAAGGCGTTCATGCTCGGCTTCTACCGCGAACTCAACTCGCTCGGCTACCGCGCCGCCGACCTCATCACCCCCTGCAACCAGTACAACCGCCGCTGGGAGGAGCGCGGCGGCGCCGACGCCGACCGGATCCGTACGGTCTACAACGGCGTCGACCCGCACGCCTTCCCGCACGCCGGACCCGAACCCGAGGTGCCCACCCTCACCTGGTGCGGGCGCGTCGACCCCATCAAGGACCTGGAGACCCTGCTGCGCGCGTACGGCATGGTGCGCGCCGAACTGCCCGAGACCCGGCTTCGGCTGTTCGGCCCGGTGCCGTCCGGCGGGGAGGCGTACGCCACCCGTCTGGAGAAGCTCGCCGCCGAACTGGGCGTGACGGACGGGCTGACCTTCGAGGGCCGCATCAGCGAGGTGTGGCGCGCCTACGCGGCCGGGCACGTGGTGATGCTCTCCTCCATCTCCGAGGGCTTCCCCTTCTCGATCATCGAGGCGATGTCCTGCGGCCGCACCACCGTTTCCACGGATGTCGGCGGCGTGCGCGAGGCGGTCGGCGACACCGGACTCGTGGTGCCCCCGCGCGAGCCCGAGAAGATGGCCGCGGCGGCTCTCACTCTGCTCCGCGACGACGAACGGCGCCTGAAACTGGGCGAGTTGTCGCGGCAGCGGGTCATCGACCGCTTCACCCTGCGCCGCTCCGTGGACGCTTTCCGGACGATCTACCAGGAACTGGCGGGCCGCCCCACGGTGTACGAGCCGGCCGTCGAGACCGTCGCCGACTGGACCCGCGAACTGCGCGACCCCTGGTACCAGGCCCTCGCCACGGACGGAACCGACTGGTGAGCGGCGGCCTCCGGATACCGCCCGGCACCCACGAGGACAGCCTCCCGGCCGTACCCCGCCAGCGCCGCCCGCCGAGCTGGGCCGAACCCGACCCCGTCGAGGAACTTGCCGAGCGGCTCGGCGACTTCATCGCCGCAGCGGTCCACCCCGACGAGATCGCCGCACTCCTGGAGTCCGACGGCATGTCGGACGACCGGATACGCGAGCGCTACGGCGTCAGGAACTCCTTCGCGCTCGCGGAGGAGCTGTACGACCGTGTGGACCGCCACTACCCCGAACCGGCGAGGCCGGCGCACGACCCCTGGCAACTCGCCCTGCTCGGCTGCCTGTTGCGCGGGATCGTCTTCGCCCTGCCGGGACTCGGCTACGTCCTCGGAGCGCCGCTCCTCGCCGGCCCGCACGACAGCCTCGGCCTGCCCGCCGGCACCGTGCCCCTGCTCGTCGGCGCCCTGTGCGGCTGGACCTGGAACCAGGGTCTCGCCCACCGGGCGTACTCCTGGCTGGGCCTGGGCGACCGCCCGGCAGCCCACCGCGCCCTGCTCATCGGCGCCCCGGCCGGCGTGCTCCTCGGCTCCCTCGCCGCCTTCGCCGCCGCACCGACCCACCCCGAAGCGGTCGCCTTCGCCGCAGGCCAGTCGTGTTACCTGGCCGCGGCCACCGTCCTGTTGGTGACGGGCCGCGAACGGGCGCTGCTCGTGGCCCTGTTGCCGATGACGGCGGGGGCGGCCCTGGCACTGGTGCACCCGATGCCGAACGGGGTGAGACTCGCCTTCCTGCTGGGCTCGCTCACGGCGGTTGCGCTGGTGATCCTTCAGCCCGTCCGGCGTTTGAGGACGAGCGCGTCAGCGCGACAAGGGGGGAGAGGGGGCGAAGCCCCCAGGAAGACGGGACGGGAAGGGGCGGAGGGGGCGAAAAACGCCCCCCGGCTCACCGCGGCGCTGCCGTACGCCCTCTACGGCCTGGGCAGCGGCGTCCTGGTCCTCCACGCCGCCCTCGGCGACGTCCTCGCGGGCGACCAGCACAGCACCGTCGCCGCCCCCGCCGCCGTCGCACTCACCCTCAGCATGGGCCCGGCCGAATGGCTGCTCTTCCGGTTCCGCAGCGCCGGCCTCACCGCACTGCGCTCCAGCAGCACCCCGAAGGACTTCCGGCGCACCACCGCACTCACCCTCGTCCGGTGCCTGACCGGCTACGTCGCCGCGCTCCTCGCGCTCACCGCGGCCACCGCCGCCCTGTGGCCGCACGCGCCGGGCGTCACCGGCGTACGCCTCGCCGGGCTGCTCCTGCTGGGTGTCGTCCTGTGGACGGGACTGCTGCTCCAGTCCTTCGGTGCCGTCCTGAGCGCCGCCGCGGTCTGCGCCGTGGCGGCCCTCGCCCAGACCGCGGCACTGGCCGCGCACGCGGGCAGCCCGCACTGGGTGGGCCTGACGGTGTACGGCACGGCGGCCGCCGCCCTGGCCGTACTGGTGTCCCGACTGCTGGGGAGAGCGACCGCCCACCGATGAAGAGTCTCCTCGTGCCCTACTACGAGCACCCGTCCGTCCGCCCCGCCGAATGGGACGCCCTGATCGCGGCGGCGCCCCGACTCCACGCGGTGGTGCTCAACCCCGCCAGCGGCCCCGGCGACCGCCCGGACCCGGCCTTCGCCGAAGCCGCGGCGCGCCTGCGTGCGGCGGACGTCCGGGTGCTCGGCTACGCCGACACGGACTACGGCCGCCGCCCCCGGGCCGACGTCGTGAGGGACCTGTCCCGGCACCGCGCCTGGTACGGCGCCGACGGCGTGTTCCTCGACCAAGTCGCCTCCGGGATCGCCGAGTTCGCGTACTACCGGGGACTCGCCGCCACCGCCTGGGGCGCCCGCTTCGCCGCGCTCGTCCTCAACCACGGGACGGTGCCGCATCCTTCGTACGCCCGGATCGCCGACGTCCTGGTGACGTTCGAGGGGACCTGGCAGACGTACCGGAGGCTGCGCACCGAGCCCTGGACAGGGAGCGGTGCACGACTGTGTCACCTGGTGTACGGCGTACCGGCCGGCGTCGATCTCGCGGAGCAGGCCCGCGCCCGGGGCGCCGGCCTGCACTGCGCGGTGCCGGGCGGCGGCGCCCACCCCTGGGGCACGTTGCCACACGCCCTGGCTCAATAAGTACGAACCGGGGACACAGGGCCGGGAGTGCCGAGCCCGAACCCCGTGACCGCCGTCCCCGCCAGCCGGTCCGCCAGTGAGCGGCGGGACGGCGAGAGCACCGGCAGCGCGTTGAGGAAGAAGATCACCACGGCGACGGCCCACACCAGCACCGACAGCACGAACTCGCCCTCGATCAGCAGGATGCAGGCCAGCGCGTACACGGCGACGTCGGCCGTCGTCGTCACCGCCGCACGCAGCGCGGCCCGGCGCGGCGGGCTCGGCATGACCTTGAGGCCGAGCAGGGCCTTGCCGACCGTGCGTCCGGTGAAGGCGAGCGACGCCCACTGGTAGAGGAACGTGGCGACCACCAGGAGCCCGAAGGCCTGCTCCACGTCTCTGACGACCTTGTGCCAGAGGTGGAGTCCGAAGCCCTCGGAGGCGTCGATGACATCGCCGCGCGAGGTGAGGATGTCCCAGCCGCCCCGCGTCGCGAGGTCCGGCACGTCCGTCACGAGCGCGGAGATCCGGTGGAAGGTGAGCACGGCGAGCGCGGACGCCGCCGCGAGCACCAGTGCGAAGTCGATGAACCAAGCCGCGAACCGCCGAAGTTTCGGCACAGACGTCCCCCGATCACGATCATTTGCCTGTACGGCGGATCAGATTAGCGCCGCCGGCACCGGTCTTCGCCGGATGGCCGGGGATCGTTTCAGCCCAGTGACAGAACCCTGTCACTGACGACCGGTCAGCCCAGTGACAGAACCACCAGCGCGGTCGTCGCCGCCGTCTCGGCCAGCCCGCCGAAGACATCACCCGTGATGCCGCCGAAGCGGCGCGTGCAGTGGCGCAGCAGGAGTTCCGCGACGGCGCAGGCGGCGACCACCGCGAGCGCGCCGCGCACGACGTCGTCCGCCCCGAACAGGGTCCCCGCGCCCGCCGCCGCACCGGTGACCAGGACCGCGGCGAGCAGCGCGCCGTACACCGGCACCGTGCCCGCGACCGCCGCGCCCAGCCCCTCCGGCCGGGCCGGCGGAACTCCCGTGCGGGCGGCCAGTGTCAGGGCGAGGCGGGCGGCGGTCGCCGAGACGACGGCCGCGAACGCGCCCCGGGCCCACGAGGTGTCGTAGGCCTGGAAGAGCACGGCGACCTGTGCCAGCAGCACGAACAGCAGCGTGATCACACCGAACGGGCCGATGTCCGACTGCTTCATGATGCGCAGCGCGTCCTCGGCGGGCTTGCCGCTGCCGAGCCCGTCCGCGGTGTCGGCGAGCCCGTCCAGGTGCAGGCCCCGGGTGAGCGCGGCCGGTACGGCCGCGGTGGCCACGGCGGCGAGCAGCGGGCCCGCGTCCAGGAACAGCAGCAGCCCGCCGAGCGCGGCGGAGCACAGACCGACGACCAGCCCGGCCACGGGCGCGCACAGCATCCCGCCGCGCGCGGCCTCGCGGTCCCAGCGGGTCACCTTGACGGGGAGCACGGTGAGGGTGCCGAAGGCGAAGCGGAGGCCGTCGGGGAGCGGGGTCTTGGACACCGGCGCAGGCTACCCGGCGGTCCGGACGACCGGCGCGGCGGCTTCGACAACGTCCAGGATCCTCAGCTTCTAGGATCTTCGGCATGGCAACAAGACTCGTGCAGATCAACATGAAGGCCCAGGACGACTCCCGGCTCGGCCGGTTCTGGGCGGAGGCACTCGGCTGGGGTGTCGACAGCGAGGGACCCGGTGTGACCAACCTCGAACCCGTGGGCTTCGCCTA
Above is a genomic segment from Streptomyces sp. R21 containing:
- the pelF gene encoding GT4 family glycosyltransferase PelF codes for the protein MMRTGRHVTMLTEGTYPHVHGGVSTWCDQLVKGMPEVGFHIVSLTGSGREPVTWELPPNIRRHDSVPTWGPRPGRTRAPVGRARRRFTDTYERFLLSFLDPEAHCDFGRALYELAELARAGRLSAALRTESALRSLMWIWTMPHLPTAAARPTVQDALTATDLLEHALRPLGVRIPEDSVAHAVSSGLATLPALAAHHLDGVPFLLTEHGIYLRERYLGYRAAEQRWPVKAFMLGFYRELNSLGYRAADLITPCNQYNRRWEERGGADADRIRTVYNGVDPHAFPHAGPEPEVPTLTWCGRVDPIKDLETLLRAYGMVRAELPETRLRLFGPVPSGGEAYATRLEKLAAELGVTDGLTFEGRISEVWRAYAAGHVVMLSSISEGFPFSIIEAMSCGRTTVSTDVGGVREAVGDTGLVVPPREPEKMAAAALTLLRDDERRLKLGELSRQRVIDRFTLRRSVDAFRTIYQELAGRPTVYEPAVETVADWTRELRDPWYQALATDGTDW
- a CDS encoding spherulation-specific family 4 protein; its protein translation is MKSLLVPYYEHPSVRPAEWDALIAAAPRLHAVVLNPASGPGDRPDPAFAEAAARLRAADVRVLGYADTDYGRRPRADVVRDLSRHRAWYGADGVFLDQVASGIAEFAYYRGLAATAWGARFAALVLNHGTVPHPSYARIADVLVTFEGTWQTYRRLRTEPWTGSGARLCHLVYGVPAGVDLAEQARARGAGLHCAVPGGGAHPWGTLPHALAQ
- a CDS encoding RDD family protein produces the protein MPKLRRFAAWFIDFALVLAAASALAVLTFHRISALVTDVPDLATRGGWDILTSRGDVIDASEGFGLHLWHKVVRDVEQAFGLLVVATFLYQWASLAFTGRTVGKALLGLKVMPSPPRRAALRAAVTTTADVAVYALACILLIEGEFVLSVLVWAVAVVIFFLNALPVLSPSRRSLADRLAGTAVTGFGLGTPGPVSPVRTY
- a CDS encoding adenosylcobinamide-GDP ribazoletransferase; protein product: MSKTPLPDGLRFAFGTLTVLPVKVTRWDREAARGGMLCAPVAGLVVGLCSAALGGLLLFLDAGPLLAAVATAAVPAALTRGLHLDGLADTADGLGSGKPAEDALRIMKQSDIGPFGVITLLFVLLAQVAVLFQAYDTSWARGAFAAVVSATAARLALTLAARTGVPPARPEGLGAAVAGTVPVYGALLAAVLVTGAAAGAGTLFGADDVVRGALAVVAACAVAELLLRHCTRRFGGITGDVFGGLAETAATTALVVLSLG